Part of the Zingiber officinale cultivar Zhangliang chromosome 6A, Zo_v1.1, whole genome shotgun sequence genome, atcttgagtattccctataaataccctatgtatttaacaattcaaagatgaagaaaatcagaagtagttgaacactaacacttggacgccaatatttttgagttggcgcctagatttgaccatctaacagacacggctaaaggatcaacttctatgaacacccttaataacttatacagatatttgtgaacaattaggttggtggctatcatttatcctccctttttgttgttttttccatgtacccaatgcagctttcatttcaaaggttccaagctgatgaacaaggatgggtggacacaatccttttgataatattttatttcCTCAATAAGCTACAGTGTCTGAAGTGCTAAAATGTATAAAATTTTCACGTTAAACCCTCCTATTAGGGAACTGATTTTATTGTCCTAGTGGGTTGTTTACTACTATTAACATAATCTTCCTGTGTCCTAAACGATTCTTCCCAGAGATCACTCTTTAGGAGATACAAATATTCTAGTGCATATGTATTATTGTGCTGGACCTTTTCGTATGTTAATGTTTCTGCTCGATATTACAAATGTCAGAAGTTATCTGGTAAAATCTGAAGTCTCTCCTACACAGTCTCTGCTATGTAGTCCTGTATTTCAATGTTTTGCTTCAAATGTTACATGCTATAAATTGCAGGTACTATACCGATCCATCTGGCACATTCTGGCAATGCAATGCAAAAGCAATAGGATCTGGATCCGAAGGAGCTGATAGTTCTCTTCAAGAGCAATACAACAAGGTAGCTACTATGGCAATTTTAGATATACATGGCTGTGCAAGGCAAATTTGCTTTGACGGCAGCCTTCTCTATTGTGGCTACTTAGATCTATAGTAATTTTCTGTTTGTGGtattgtggtggtggtgatgagAATAATTTCATGAGGGCGCTTGTTTATCCAGGACCTGTCCCTTCTGGAAGCTGAAACTATAGCTCTTTCCATCCTGAAACAAGTCATGGAAGAAAAGGTATATTTCTTGTGGTTTTTCTGTATCTACCTGCTTTAGAAGATAGATAAAGCATCCCTGTTATCAAACCTGGATTAGGTTCATTCAGGCTCCTGGTTAATGAATTATTACTTGGTCTATTTGGATAAACTAATCGGGTGTGCTTAGATGTTTACTTCTAAATCATATAAACACTGCATTTAAATATGATAAAGAGAGAATACACTATTCAATCTGGTACCAGCTGACCTGAATGTATGTTTTGGGTACTTTTGTATTAGACGGGTAAATTGGACTGATGCTTAAGGATCCAGTTCTagggtttcattttgttttacatAAATTGCAGAGTATTGCAACTTTTACATTGCTAATTACTCATTTGCATTAACAGGTAACCCCTAATAATGTTGACATTGCAAAG contains:
- the LOC121995177 gene encoding proteasome subunit alpha type-5-like translates to MSEVIWYYTDPSGTFWQCNAKAIGSGSEGADSSLQEQYNKDLSLLEAETIALSILKQVMEEKVTPNNVDIAKVAPTYHLYTPAEVKDVISRL